The proteins below are encoded in one region of Oncorhynchus gorbuscha isolate QuinsamMale2020 ecotype Even-year linkage group LG01, OgorEven_v1.0, whole genome shotgun sequence:
- the LOC124035442 gene encoding tripartite motif-containing protein 16-like: MAEAILKDQDPFFCSICLDLLKDPVTIHCGHSYCMGCINGCWDQDDLKGVYSCPQCRHTFTPRPVLNRSTVLVEVVEKLKRTGPQASPAHCYAGPEDVECDVCTGRKHKAVKYCLVCLVSYCETHLQPHYDSLAFKKHKLVKASTQRQEKICPQHDKLLEVYCCTDRQCICLLCVMDEHKGHDMVSVAAERTEKQKQLGKIQQQYHQRIQEMEKEVQEFRQAVKTLTRSAQVTVDATDRIFIELIRSIERRRSEVKELIRSQERIAGSRVQGLLDRLDQEVTEMKRRDAELRQLSNTEDHIYFLQSFQSLSVPPGSEALPSPTFNPHISFELVKKLVSGLKVQLDGICKEEIDKISENVMKVQIVRPLEPKTREELLEYSYELTVDPNTACGTLHLSEKNSKVTWSEGETQAYPDHPDRFTHYDQVLCREGLSGNCYWEAELRGWITVAVSYVALVRKGEGNECRFGGNDHSWSLECSPTSCSFLHDNVKTKIRSHCTSRVGVYLDYKAGTLSFYSISKKVTLLHRVNNTFTEPLYPGFGVGLESSVRIMLPMQST, encoded by the exons ATGGCAGAGGCCATTTTAAAAGACCAAGATCCGTTCTTTTGTTCAATATGCTTGGATCTACTAAAGGATCCGGTGACTATACATTGTGGACATAGCTACTGTATGGGTTGTATCAACGGCTGCTGGGATCAGGATGATCTGAAAGGAGTCTACAGCTGTCCCCAGTGCAGACATACCTTCACCCCAAGGCCTGTTCTGAACAGGAGCACTGTCTTGGTTGAAGTGGTGGAGAAACTGAAGAGGACAGGACCTCAAGCGTCACCTGCTCACTGTTATGCTGGACCTGAAGATGTGGAGTGTGATGTCTGCACTGGGAGAAAACACAAAGCTGTCAAGTACTGTCTGGTGTGTCTTGTCTCATACTGCGAGACTCATCTCCAGCCTCATTATGACTCGCTTGCCTTTAAGAAGCACAAGCTGGTCAAAGCCTCCACACAACGACAGGAGAAGATCTGCCCTCAACATGACAAACTGTTGGAGGTTTACTGCTGTACTGATCGGCAGTGTATctgtctgctgtgtgtgatgGATGAACATAAAGGCCATGATATGGTGTCAGTTGCAGCAGAAAGGACTGAGAAACAG AAACAGTTGGGTAAAATACAGCAGCAGTACCACCAGAGAATccaggagatggagaaggaggtaCAGGAGTTTAGGCAGGCTGTGAAAACACTCACG CGCTCTGCACAGGTGACAGTGGATGCGACTGACAGGATCTTTATTGAGCTGATCCGCTCCATTGAGCGAAGGCGTTCTGAGGTGAAGGAGCTGATCAGATCTCAGGAGAGGATTGCAGGGAGTCGGGTTCAGGGACTCCTGGACCGACTAGATCAGGAAGTCACTGAGATGAAGAGAAGAGATGCTGAGCTCAGGCAGCTCTCAAACACAGAGGATCACATCTATTTCCTTCAG agtttccagtcactctctgtccctcctggTTCTGAGGCCCTACCCAGCCCCACTTTCAATCCACACATTTCTTTTGAACTGGTGAAAAAATTGGTTTCTGGACTGAAAGTGCAACTGGATGGTATCTGCAAGGAGGAAATAGACAAGATATCTGAAAATG TGATGAAAGTGCAAATTGTTCGACCTCTGGAGCCCAAGACCAGAGAGGAGCTCTTAGAAT ATTCCTACGAACTCACGGTGGATCCTAACACAGCATGTGGAACACTGCATCTGTCTGAGAAGAACAGCAAGGTGACATGGAGTGAAGGGGAGACTCAAGCCTATCCTGATCATCCAGACAGATTTACCCACTATGACCAAGTGCTGTGTAGAGAGGGTTTATCTGGAAACTGCTACTGGGAGGCTGAGCTTCGAGGCTGGATTACTGTGGCAGTCTCATATGTGGCTcttgtgaggaaaggagagggtaaTGAGTGTAGGTTTGGAGGTAATGATCATTCTTGGAGTTTGGAATGCTCTCCCACCAGTTGTTCTTTCCTTCATGATAATGTTAAGACTAAAATACGATCCCATTGCACCTCCAGAGTAGGAGTGTACCTGGACTACAAGGCAGGAACTCTGTCCTTTTACAGCATTTCTAAAAAAGTGACCCTCCTCCACAGAGTGAATAACACATTCACTGAACCCCTCTATCCTGGGTTTGGGGTTGGTTTGGAATCATCTGTGAGGATAATGCTTCCCATGCAGTCAACATGA